In the Vicia villosa cultivar HV-30 ecotype Madison, WI unplaced genomic scaffold, Vvil1.0 ctg.000011F_1_1, whole genome shotgun sequence genome, agattttcttttatatatatatatatatatatatatatatatatatatatatatatatatatatatatatatatatatatatatatatatatataatgatttttttattataaattaataacatTTAATATGAGGATGAAATAAATTACaatctcaattttttattatatgttattttgttactttcacgtttatttaaaaatataattaatattgcaTGAAAAAAATATGAAGTATTTCATAAAATCATCCTTTATTACTAGAGTTTGATATCATTTATTAAAggtataagaaaattaaattaattattttaaagctGTGGTTGTCTTTTGATAATAATACACTTTACACTTTACAGGTTGAAAGCACTAGCAAATCGAAATCATCAAACTCTACTGGGATAATGGCTTCAGTTTGGAAGTTTGATAAGAATTTGAACTAAATATTCTTCTCTTGTATTTCTATATCCtataaactaataaaatagtaCTTCAATAATATCTTATTGTTGCACtcacatcaattatatatgtattttttctGTGTTGGAAAACTATGATTTATTAACAGGATTTCTATATCCTATGATTTTATAATGAAAGTATATATAATTATGACGTGttcattaaattaattaatttatatcattattaagtaatttaaaatttataaaatattttattgaacaatttaatataattatttgtaatttgtttttgtaatttttttattgcaAGTGAAAAGGAATGGTGTCTTGAATAAAGCAAATGAGGGGGCTGGTTTATTTGAGGAATCCTCGTCACATATCAATGGCATCATGAAAGATGATATTCATTACTTTCTTATATATTGTGAAGTCGCATTCTTCAAATCGAACCTTCCGTCTCACAGCTTTTATGCGGATGACACTCTTATTTTTTGCAAAGGTTCCAAAAAAATGTTTGGGCTTTTTTCGATCTTTTTTCTTCTTATGCTAGTGCTTTTGGGCAGGTGTTTATTCTCTCCAAATCCTCTCTCTTTACGGGTGGCATAAATAGTCGTAAAGCTTAAAAGCTATTAGAGTTTACTGATCTAGGGGCGCCCATTTTTAAAGGTAGAATTAAACTTGGATATTTGCAACCTCTTGCGGACAGAATTATCTCGAAATTTTTGACTTGGAAAGGCACCTCTCTCTCCATAGCGGGTAGAGCAGTGCTTGTTCAATCGGTTATCAACTCTATGCTTACTCATAATATGGGAATTTATTCTTGGCCTTCATATCTTCTTAAGAGCATTAAACGTGTGTCTCACAATTTCTTTTGGAGTGAGAATGTTAATAATCGTAAATTAATCACGGTCACTTGGAATAAGATTTGTCAACCTAGAGCTAGTGGGGGTCTAAATGTTCGCTCCCTGTTTTGTTTAAATGAAGCGACTAGTCTAAAACTTTGTTGGGAGTTTCTTAACTCAATCTGAGGATTGCGCTGTGATTCTTCGTGGAAGGGTATTGAGAAATTATGGGCATATAACTCATCAAATTCCCTCTTCTATTTGGCTCAATATAAACCACATATTTCCGTTGTTTTAGAGAATTCTTCTTGGTTTTTGAGTAATGACAAgcggattaagttatggaaagaTTCGTGGCAGGTACACCGTTTATTTTGAACCTTAATAAGCAAACAACTTTGGACCTCAACATTAACCTCGACATGCGGGTTTCGGAGATTTTTGTCAACAACTCTTGGAATGTTCCGTTAGCATGGTAAGATTTCTTCCCCTTCTTAGAAGAAAGGCTAATATGTCTTTTCTTTGTTGATAATTTGAAGGATGACATGCTTTGTTGGAAACACTCTACTATTGGAATTTTGGATTCAAAAGAAGCGTTCAGATTTATTACAAAACAAACCACTTCTCTTCCTTAGGTAGCTTCGTTATGGAGTCGCTTTATTCCTCCTTCTAATTCATTGCTAGTGTGGAAGCTTCATCATAACAAAATTCCTACTGATGAGCAATTACGGGTTCGAGGTTTCAAAATAGTTTCTAAATGTTATAACTGCAACTATCATACTGAAGATACAAAACATCtgttttttatttgtgttttcGCTAGCAAATTTTGGAGCTGGATTTGTCATATTTTAAACCTGCAAGTTATGGTTACGACAATTAATTTTTGGAAGCTCTCTGACAATGCGTCCTCTCCTCAGAGTGTGTTTGCGATTAATGCCGCATTTATTTTTGGGCTGAATGCGATTTGGGCCGCTAGAAATTATGTCCATTATCATCACAAGGCTCCACTTTTCCACTATGTTTGTGCGTCTGTGGCGGCTAAGGTGAAGCTTTTTTGCACTGCTGCCAAGCTTCCCTTTCGTCATAGTGTGTTTGATTTTCTGGTGCTTAAAGATTTtcatattcctactaatctgtcGCGTGCTCCTTTAGTTAAATAGCTCTTTGGCATCCACATTTTCAAAGATGGATGAAATGTAATGTCAGCGGTTCTTTTGTCATGGGTGCTTCTTCCTCGGGCTGCGGTGGCATGTTTCGGTGTAATTCCGGGGAGTTCTCTTTTGCTTTTGCAGAGCCTCTACCTTGGACTAACTCATTCACTGCGAAATTCTACAGTGTCCTGAGAGGGATTGAAATAGCTTTTGGCAGGAGCTGGTCAAACCTTTGGGTTGAGCCTGATTCCACTACTGTGGTGAATGCTTTTTGTTTGGCTAATGAGGCCTTAATCCCATGGCATCCTCGTAATAGATGAAATTATTGCTCGACTCTTTTATTAGACATGAATTTTATTATATCTCACATTTGCAGGTAAGTCAATAGTTGTGCGGATTTTTTTGCTAACTTAGGCCGCACGGCTACGATCTTCACTCTTTTTGATTCTTTACCTatttatccaaaaaaaaattgaatgatcTAACGAACCATTCATAGATCCTCAGGGCACATGGGAATCTCAAGGTCGTTTTAGTTAAAGTGAAAAAGATAATTCTAGTGTTTGTAATCGGTCACTGTCGGACGGTAATCGCTTAACCCCTTTGTAGATTTCAAATAGAATTATTCTATAATCAATTACAACTTTAGTGTAAAGTTGAAACACAATTTAGGTAGAATCGTTTTATGACCAGTTATAGCTTTGGTATAACTGGTTACTAACTGTGGCAACGGACCAGAAGCGCTCATTAACCGGTTAGAGCTTTGGTATAACTAGTTACaactattaattttttgtttttctatattGTTAATTGTACCTCAAGTCATGTATTTGTATATATACCTTTTAGGTATCTCATTAATGATAATGCCTCATATTTTCAATTCAATCGCTTTCTCTGATTCTCTCACTCTCTTCCTCTCCATACTCAATTATTCACCATCCTTGTGGTTTCAAGTTCCAACATTTGACATTAAGAGTCTGATTCGATCCATCAAACACCTAGTGTGCAAAAATGATCTATGTTTCTAATGAAAGAATTCATTCAAATTTACCTATCCCTTTGTTAATTGATATTTTCGACACAACCTGAATAAGAGGTTTAAAGACAAATCTCAGTGGTGATAAATTAACTTGAGTTATACTCTAATTGAAATGGGTTATGGTCgactaaaagacttgtttttctgGGTTGCATATGATCGAAACATACTGTGAAATATCGGTCAAAATATGAGTCTCATCACCAAGTCGAGTCAAAAATAGGATGCTCGAATTATGAGACTTAGGGAAATTTAGAGACTTTCAGTGTAATGTTACCACTATAGATGTTAACATtgtcgaagaagtggaaaatggATAAGATCAGATAGCTACTAAGGACACATGGATGTTTTTTTGGGAATGAAGGACACATGCGAATGAAGACGTTCCAGACGATGTTTAGTCGACCGTTGGTGATGGTTACGTTAGAACTAGTATAGAAGTAGTTCATGATTGTAGGATTAGGGGTCCGCAATTTTACAAAAATTCTAATATACTCAATGTATCTAAGTGACAGCGAGAAAAGAGTTATTTGAATCAATGTATGCATTTGCGTTCCATTTATGAATTCAATTTTCGTTTATTTTGTCTCGTATTTATTGCAttcaatcttttcttttaatttcgACATTTATTGTCAAATATATTTCAAACTTATGATTTTTGTACAATTCGTCATAAGATCTTATCGAGTTTAATCCTTTAAGTAAAATCAAACTTGTCTTTGTTTACCAAAATTTTCAGTAAATAAGTTGGCACACCCAATTAGACCTttgtgtgatttttttttttattttttaaataaatctaCATGTAAGTTCCTCGTTTATGAGACTTCTCAAAGTCTAAAGTATGTATGAGATTGAGGACTAGTAAGATAATCAAAAATTACGCAAGCAGAACAACTATAAGATACATCATAATTGTTcatcaaattttttaaataaattatcagAAGTTTTGTTCAaacttttaaattcaaatttattcATGGACAGTTTAAGAATGAGTTTCATATTCAACTTGGGGTGGCAAGTTAAATGATCGTCAAGAAGTCATCAATGTTAACGATTAACTATTAGTTGagtaaaagtgataaaaaaattaagagtATATTTATATTGACTTATTTGACTTTATTTAATAACATAAATTTTGAGGCATTACCAAGACTTTATCAAAAACAATTTATaacatttttcataatttttttttaaattctatataaaaaataattttataatttgttattagaaaGAATTTATATAATCTCATTCATAAGCGCTTATACAAACATGACTTAatattagagctgtcaaaatgggctcggcCCATCGGGCCGGCCCATAAGCCCTACAATTTAGCGCGGGTCGGGCagcaaaataccttaaaaaaacaCGACCCTGTCTTTTTGGGTCAGCACACCGGGCCTATGTTTTTTATGGGCTGGGCCGGGTCAAGCGGGCTTCGGGCTGGCCCACTAAAAAAaatttttggtaaattttggagaaaaaagattgagataagacatgatttcataaatgtgttttcaagtgataaagaaaaattaaagaggatgaagatatattttcaagatgatgcaatcaaggaaatggttgtgagatggagaaaaaatttgataagtattgatgataatattaagttactttgtacttttacatggatgattttgtggtatatatatatatatatatatatatatatatatatatagggagcatatcaagtgagagcatttttaaatgagagggtgagaggaataaatatcaacctttagattcatcaagagagagaaattaatagccacattaatgtattaacattatctctcttgatgaatctaaaggttgatatttattcctcccatctctcatttaaaaatgctctcactttgatatgctccctatatatatatatatatatatatatatatatatatatatatatatatatatatatatatatatatatatatatatatatatatatatatatatatagttaaatattttaaacattacTTATATACATTTATGATGACTCTCTACTTATGTTGTGTTGCGtttatccattacatcctttttataaaattaaaattataatattgaaatatggGCCGGGCTGGCCCATTGGACCGCACGGGCTTTTAAAAAATAGGCCGGACTCATTTTATGTGGCCCATTAAACAATTGGGTCGGGCCAGTCCATTTAAACACATTGGCCCACTGGATCGAAGCGGGCTGGGCTGGGCCGGCCCATTTGACATCTCTACTTAATATGATTAATGTTTTGCAAAGTCATTGACTATTTCTATTTAGGAGTTTAGATAAATTTAGggattaatttgaaaaaaatgataaaaaaattgagaCCAATTTGAGTGTTTATCTTAAGCACACGTTAAAAATAGAGATCATATATATTTCTCGCATTAACGTATTGGGTATATTTTCGACCCTTAAATCAAAATCAAACGATCTATACGTAAATATAATTTTTAGTTtgtctaaaataaaaatattatatttatgtcGCGGGAATCTGTGATATCAGGGAAACATGACCCTTGAAAATAAATAACCAATTCCCGTTAGAAAGATAAACCCGGTTCAATACCAAACCCGGTTCATCTTCCGAATCAATTCCAACGCGCCGCCATACAGTCTTGATCTCCTAAATCTCAAGATTCTCCACACAAACAGCGTCGTTCTTCGGCAGCACACGCATTCTCTCTCATCCCAAACCCTAACCCTAGAGTCTGGAAGCGTCTCTCCCATGGCGTACCAGACCCCCAACCACGATTCACCTTCCGATTCCAATACCCAAAAGCGTCTCTACAATCCCTACAAAGACCTCGAAGTCCCCATTCGAAATCTCTACCAGCTCCCAACCTCCCCCGAGCACCTTTTCGTCGAAGAGGCCGCCCGAAAACACCGCTCCTGGGGAGAAACTCTAACCTTCCTCACCGGCTGCGGCTACCTTGGCGGCGCCGTTGCTGGCGCCGGCGTAGGCCTCGTTGAAGGCGTTAAATCGTTCGAGTCAGGAGACACCATGAAGCTCAGAGTCAATCGGATTCTCAACTCGTCGGGTCATACCGGTCGAACGTGGGGGAACCGCCTCGGAGTGATCGGGTTGCTTTACGCAGGCATTGAGAGCGGGATCACGGCTGCGAGAGACACCGACGATGTGTTGAACAGTATAGCGGCGGGGCTTGGGACTGGCGTGTTGTATCGAGCTGCGAGAGGGGTTAGATCGGCTGCTGTGGCAGGTGCTGTTGGTGGAGTTGTGGTTGGAGTGGCTGTCACGGCGAAGCAGGCGTTGAAACGCTACGTGCCGATTTGAGGATCATCATGAGTGAgctctcaattttattttttgttaccaTCAATTTTGAGTATTTGATTGAGGTATAAAATTGTATACCAGCTTGTGGCAGTGCTGCCCTTGCAGACAATTGGcttaattcatattttttttcagCTTCATAATGGCTAACCTTTGTAGTGTAATTTGCTTAGTGATCTCGAATGAATAATTTGGATGGCTTTGACGCTGGAAAGTTGATACGATATGAAAAATGTTGTTCTTATATCAATGCATAATACTGAAAGATTGTGAAAATGGTATTATACTAAAAATGCTGTGACTTGTGTTATGATTTGATGGAAACTGAGTGTGAGTTACTTTGGGATTAATGGGTTCCTAGGGATTTTGCATGTATAGATTATAATTCATAGTTTATTCTTTGATATTAGACACTAATGCATTAGCTACTTACTAGTATCTCCGATAGGGTTGCTACTTGCTAGTTTTTTGTGTTATTGTTGTCAAGTTATTTTATAATTGTAACTTGTATATTGTCAATGAGTGGTAAACGTAAATCATGTATGCAACTAATTTTCTGTGGTTGAAAGAAAACAATTTTTCTCCATGGATGATAGTAAAAAATGTCTTGAAATGGTAGATGTTGTGTTGGTAAGTAAGTCAATGAACTGTCTTCATTGTTAAACCACCACTTCCTCTGAGGAGCAGTATATAAATGGCTGTTTCTCCGTCAATACACGATAATGGAAGATTGTGAAAATGGCATTGCACAAAAATGTTGTGACTTGTGATTCTGATATTATTCAGTAGAAGGAGAGGTATGTTACCTTGGGATTTATGAGTTCTGGCGATTTGCATTTGtagattataatttataatttgttttctgaTGCTAGGCACTGATGCATTAGCTAGTATTTCTGACGGGGTTGCTAGTTTTTGTGTTATTCGTgttaaattattttgtaataGCAACTTGTGTAGTGTCATGTCCATATTGTAAACTGACATAAATTATGTATTCAAGTAATTTTCTGTTTGGTGGAAAGAAGACAATTGTTATTCTCTATGGACGATTGTAAAGCATATGTTATTATCCTTTGAAGGTCTTAAACCGGTAGATATTGTATTAGTAAATCAACGAACTATCTTCATTGTTAAACCACCACTTCCTCCGAGGAGCATTTTTCCCAATAGAAGAATGTTTGCCCTTCTAACAAGTGACTCTTATAGCCCGTTGAATGATACTTTATTTGGATTTGGTTGCCTTCAATCGGTTTTCTTTATCCATCTTTGTTATTAGTTTTCATTAGATAATAATGTTTATTGAATCCACTTATGTACTAACTACTAATTGGTGACGTGTGTCACTCTTGTGCAGTGAGCATATCAACAAGATGTTAGCTTGTTACCGGCATAAATGTAGAGCTAAATTTTACCTCAATATTTTGCCTCTTAATTGATGCCATTATTAGTTGTAGATTTTTTCTGCTCAAACTAAAACAATATTCACAAGAGTATTTCTGCAAACGGTTACCCAATGCATCTTAGCTGTCTTGCAAGGTGTTGTTTGGGGCTAAAGTAACCAATGCATCTTAGTTGTCTTGCAAGGTGTTGTTTGGGGCTAAAGCTGACTGAAGAAAATCTTCTGAGTGAGTTATTGCTGCCACTTAATTTCTATCAAAGGGAAGGATAGCCTACTGTTATATATTTGTGCAACCCCTGCTTAGTATGTGTATCATCCCGCTAGATTATAATATCTGGCTTCTCCATTAGTTAAAATCTTACACGGCCTTGATTATTTGAACTTCCAAAAATGTAAAGGAAAGGCtgtgttgttatttgttttgtagTTTCCTGTTAACTTGGGCTTGTCGGTGTTTCCCCTTCCTGGATTGCATTATTCTGGTCACTAAGTAGTATGTTCCTCAGCAACCTACAAGTTTTTTTTCTATCTCATGTTGGACATGTTCTGGCAAGTGAAATAGAATCAGGGGCCGCCCATGGTGCAGCATCTTAAGAATTACTGAATGATAGTACCCCTGTGTGCACCCGGAGTTATATATGGCAGCCCCTAATTCAATGAAAAAGACCATTATAATCCTATTCAAATTTTTTACCATTTTCACAAGTTCACCTTTTCAATGAAAATTTCTGAATTTTTGGGCGATACTGAAAATTTGGATAGCATACtggaaattctttgaaactaagTAGAAAATAAGAAATTTCATGTTCATACTGtaaattttttgtaaaaatttAGTTGAATACcaaaaatttcagaatttctcggaaattttaaaatttctggtaAATCTTATCAAAAACTCTGAAATTTCTCGTAgttctattttttttgtaaagTTTTAGAAATTCAAATCAATTAAATTTCTGGTATAGAatgataaattttgaaatttccaaaaaaatttgtAACGCATCGGAAATTTCAAATGAACTATCAAAAATTTTGTTAACGCATAAACCTGTGTCTGCCATGCCCCGTTGCCATATCCATATATAAGCCAAGAACAAATGGGTTACcgactcaacctgatttatacaAAGAGCACATAAGGCCCCATCCAAATCAATAATAACATTTcacttgaataaatttttttagacACAAACATATCACACAGAAGTttctagaaaaaaaaaactaccaCCATATAAGGAACCCAATTCTCCCAAATCAGGGTGGAAGTTTGAAAAACATTCTCTATAAGCTTCTCAGAGATAGGATCAACTCTTGACAGGACAAGATAATTAGACGTCATAGAGAATAAGTCATCTCTAGTGTATCTCCCAAACCCATATGTCTTTTTATTCATTGAGatggtgtttacggtgatttccggtaaacaaccgctagtcttccaaactataataaatatgatttggttactcgcaggatcgactagattgatcctaggacacatagtcaaaaagattgttatcaatggtcattcgaaccatagtcatgattcgtcttcgttaataagaattgtttcgaataaaacgagtaatcttgacaatcacttggttatacgtaagtataatttcagtgaaaggataagtaaaataacatatgaaacgaaagtattgttaa is a window encoding:
- the LOC131621892 gene encoding mitochondrial import inner membrane translocase subunit TIM23-2-like, with the protein product MAYQTPNHDSPSDSNTQKRLYNPYKDLEVPIRNLYQLPTSPEHLFVEEAARKHRSWGETLTFLTGCGYLGGAVAGAGVGLVEGVKSFESGDTMKLRVNRILNSSGHTGRTWGNRLGVIGLLYAGIESGITAARDTDDVLNSIAAGLGTGVLYRAARGVRSAAVAGAVGGVVVGVAVTAKQALKRYVPI